The Accipiter gentilis chromosome 19, bAccGen1.1, whole genome shotgun sequence genome has a window encoding:
- the POMP gene encoding proteasome maturation protein encodes MNSRGGASLLKDSIPITEFSASGPFEGHDLLRRGFTSVKNELLPSHPLELAEKNFQLNQDKTNFATLRNIQGLHAPLKLQMEFRAVKQAQRLPFLHSSNIALDTLRGNDECIGFEDILNDPSQSEVMGEPHMMMEYKLGLL; translated from the exons AATTCCAGAGGTGGTGCTTCTCTGTTGAAAGATAGTATCCCTATTACTGAATTTTCAGCTTCAGGACCATTTGAAGGTCATGATCTTCTGCGTAGAGG CTTTACAAGTGTGAAAAATGAATTGTTGCCTAGCCACCCGCTGGAgttggcagaaaaaaat TTCCAGTTAAATCAAGATAAAACAAACTTTGCCACGCTGAGAAATATTCAAGGACTCCATGCACCTTTAAAGCTGCAGATGGAATTCAGAGCAGTGAAACAG GCCCAGCGTCTCCCATTTCTTCACAGCTCAAACATAGCACTGGATACTCTGAGGGGAAATGATGAATGCATCGGTTTTGAGGATATCCTTAATG atcctTCACAGAGTGAGGTTATGGGAGAACCACACATGATGATGGAATACAAGCTTGGTTTATTGTAA